The Pantoea vagans genome contains the following window.
CCCTACAGCTAAAACAAGTGCACTTATCAGTAGGGATTGAGCTTCAACACGGGCTGTTAATTGTTTCATCTCCGCATCAATGTGGGAAATTTTGGCAAGCATGCTTAAGACAACGTTTTTCATGTCATTGACCCCATAAAACTTGGATCATAACTTCAGAAAGGAGCGCTGCAAACAACATAGTTCCTAAAATTTCTAACCCGTCTCATGCCAAATTTTTGAAACCTAAAATGTGGTTACTTTTTCATCAACCGATAAACATCGAGCAACATCAGTTACTTACTCACTTTCGCCGACAGCGTTCGGAACACTTGCGAACCTCATCCCAGCACTTTTCCCATTTTTTACGCCAAGTAAAGGGGCGGCCACAAACTGTGCAAATTTTGGTTGGGAGTTCGTTTTTATTCACGGTGTTCCTTATGAGATTTGGCCTCAACAAGAATCAGCGGACATTTCCTCACTTTACAGGCTTGGGAATACGCCAATTCACATACATCGCAAATACTTCTTACTTCAGACTGATATTCGTACTCCATGTAATAACGGAAGTTGCCACCATTCGTATCTGTTCGCCAGAAACGGAGGGGTTCCAGTAGTTCATCTAGCTGCCTGAAAGTCAGGCCTGTGGGGTTATGAAAACCCACTCTTACGCGATAAGTAGTCATGATTTGATAATCCCTAACCCTCTGATTTGTTACAACCCGGTAATTAATCTCGCTGTGATAGGGATTTCCTAAATACACCCGCCTCTGAGCGGGTATTTTTTTGCCCGCAGGAGAAGGAAATGAGTGAAACAACGGATTTAGTCGTCATCGAAAAGTCGAACGCGATGGCGGTGTTTACTACCAAAGAGCAGCTCGACCCGATCATTGAAGCAATCGAGAAAGAGGCGCGCAGCCTTGTTCCTGATGTCACCACGAAGAAAGGCCGTGATGCTATTGCATCAATGGCGCATAAGGTGGCCCGCTCTAAAACCTATATCGACAACGCAGGCAAGGAGCTGGTTGCCGAGCTTAAAGCCCTGCCTAAGCAGATTGACGAAAGCCGCCGCGTGGTGCGTGAGCGTCTTGACGCTCTAAAGGATGAAGTGCGTCGACCACTTAATGAGTGGGAGCAGGCAGAAGACGAACGCAAGCAGGCATTACGGCAGCGATTGGCTGACCTCAGGGCGCTGGCAGACGTTATTGACGATGCAGGTAACTATCTGCCGTCCTCTGACATTCAGGCCCGTCTCAGTGAAGCCAAAGCAGTGACGCTGGATGACACTTGGCAGGAAATTGCCACTGAAGCAGGTGTGGCTAAGGATGCCACAGTGCAGAAGCTGGAATCCGCGGTAATTGTAGCCAAACAGCGTGAAGACCAGGCCGCTGAACTCGAGCGCCTCCGCAAAGAAGCGGAAGAGAAAGCGCGCCGCGATCACGAAGAGAAGTTGAAGCAGGAAGCCGCTGAAGCCGCCCGCCGTGAAGCCGAACAGAAAGCACAGGTTGAGCACGAAGCAGCAGAGCGCCGCGAAGCAGAGTTGAAGGCCAAAGCAGAACAGGCAGAGCGTGACCGTATCGCCGCACAGGAACGTGCAGAGCGCGAAGCCAGGGAAGCGCAGGAGCGAACCGCCAGACTGGCGCAGGAAGCTCGTGAGCAGGCTGAACGCGAGAAGCAGGCAGCCATCGCCGAAGAGCAGCGCAAAGCCAAAGCGGCGGAGGATGCCCGCCTGGCTGAAGAGAAACGCATCGCCGACGAAACTGCAAAGCGCGCAGCAAACGAAGCGCACCGCAAAGCAGTGGGTACCGCTGTAGTTAACGCGCTGATCGCTAACGCTGGCCTGTCACGCGAAGCAGCTATCGCCACTCTGGTAGCGCTGAAAGACGGCCTGATTCCTCACACCACCATCAATTACTGATCACCCAATCTAACCAACACCAAGGAAACCCACGATGTCATATGCAATCGCGGGCGATGCCATCGTGGCTCGCCCTAGCTTTACCACGCCTGTAATCAACCAGTTCGCATTCAAATTATCAGGTGCAGACGTTATGCACTGGCAGCCAAAAAGCCGCTTGCAGCAGCTTTGGGAGCGTTTGGTTGAAGTTATCACGCAGGACGGCAACCCATGAAATCAGAACAAAAAGCCGAGCAGTACCAGAAGCAACAGGAAACGTGGGACCGCCAACGCGCCGAGTTACTGAAGCGCTCCAACGGCTTCACCTTCATCAACGCTTTTTTGCAGCGCCTGATCATGGGGGAACGCAAATGAAATTCCGCCTGCACAACAAAGACGGAAAAGAGGTTCAGGCCATTGCCAACAGCCTGCCGGATGGCGAACTACAGATCATCGCAGCACGTGTTGACGAAATCATGAATAAGCGCGGCATGAGCCCTATTGTGGCGCCAGCCTGCGCATGGATGCTTCGCCACTTCGACCATGAAGCCATGGGCATGTTTGACATGGATGATGAGCTGGAAATGGCAGCTGACGCATTCATGCGCGACATGATGATCACCGCCGCTAAGCGCGAGCGGGCAATTGAAATCTGGAAGCACAAACACAGTTACGACGAGGTGGCGTGATGGAACCGGGCATTTACTTCGATATCAGCAATGAGGCGTATCACCATGGCGCCGGGATCAGCAAATCACAGCTGGACGACATTTCGATTAACCCCGCCATTTTCCAGTGGCGCAAAGAAGCGCCGGAAGACGAAGAGAAGAAATCGGCACTCGACATGGGAACGGCACTTCACTGCTTGCTGCTCGAGCCGGAAGAGTTCGATAAGCGCTTCATCATCGCACCGGAGTTTAACCGCCGAACCAACGAGGGCAAGGCGAGCGAAAAAGCCTTCCTGGCGGATTGCAGCGGCATGGGTATGACGGTCATGGATGCCGAACAGGGGCGCAAGTTGCAACTGATGCGCACCAGCGCCCTCGCCCACCCCGCCGCGCGCTGGCTGCTTGAAGCTGAGGGCCATCAGGAAGCCTCGATTTACTGGAACGATGACCAGACCGGTGAGTTGTGCCGGATTCGGCCTGACAAATTCCTCACCGGGCAGCCAGTCATCGTGGACGTGAAGAAGGTGGCGGACATGAGCCGCTTCGCCCGCCACGTTGAAGAGTTCCGCTACCACGTTCAGGACGCCTACTACCGCGAAGGCTACAGCAAGCACTTCGGCGAATACCCGCTTTTCGTTTTCATCGCCGTCAGCGAGTCGATTGATTGCGGCCGGTACCCGGTTCGCGTGTTCCAGCTATGTGAGGATGACGTCACGGTTGGTTATGACCTGTTCCGCCGCGACCTGACCGCCTACCACGAATGCATGCAGTCCGGTAACTGGGGCGGCATTGAAGAAATCACGCGCCCTGAGTGGGCTAAGAGAAAGGATTACGCATGAGCAACGAACTGACGCAGTCACCAGTCAATGAGGCTGACACTAAGGCAGCCATCTTCAGCCCGAGCGGCCTGCAGAAGTTACAGGCGTTTGCCAATGTGATGGCAGAAGGTCGCGCAACGGTACCGGCACATCTGGCCGGCAAGCCTGCTGACTGTCTGGCGATCGCTCTGCAGGCCGCGCAATGGGGAATGAACCCCTACGCAGTCGCGCAGAAAACGCATCTGGTTAACGGCACACTGGGATATGAAGCTCAGTTGGTTAACGCAGTAATCACCAGCTCAACCGCTGTGCAGGGGCGTTTTAAATATGAATATGGCGGCGACTGGGAGAAGTTTAAGCCGGGGGCAGCTAACGCGGCCAATGAGCGAGGCTTGTTTGTGCGCGTCGGCGCAGTGCTGCGCGGTGAAACTGACGTCACCTGGGGTGAACCGCTATTTATGGAGTACGTCACCACGCGTAATTCCCCGCTATGGAAAACGGCACCAAAACAGCAGTTGGCTTATCTGGCCGTCAAATACTGGGCGCGCCTTTACTGCCCTGATGTGATCCTTGACGTTTATACGCCAGACGAGTTCGAGCCACAGCAGCGGTCAGAACGTGATGTTACTCCGGCGCGCAGCCGTGCCGACCTGAACAACCTGATCAACAACAAGACAGAAACACAGCAGCCTGAGCGCGAAATTAACCCAGCGACGAACACCAGTGCCCCAAAGCGCACGCCGGATGAACTGCTTGCAGATTTTACCGAAGAGGCTGGAAAGGCGGATTCAATTGACCGCCTGGACAAGTGCTACAAATACGCCTCGAAGCATCTGGCGGAGCAAGCAGAACTGCTTGATCAGGCAACCAACACCTACCTCAATCACAAATCGCGACTGGAAGAATCCGGATCGTAATTATGCGCAGCATCCCTCAGTACCGGAGAAACGGACGCCCAAACCAAGGCTTTAAGGAGAAAACCGTTTATTAACTCATCAAAAAACCAATGACAGGGGGCGAATTAAGCGCCCTTTTTCAAATGTCACTCGGTGAGTTTAACGCGCTCATGCAAGGCTACCTTCGTGGTTAAATGGCAGTGATTAACGCCAGCGCATCGATTAGGTTGAAGAAATGATTCCCGGTAAGTTTGGCCTACCAAGGCAGATGAGCCCTGAAGCGAAAGAGGCGGACCTGATTATGCGGCTGCCGAACGCCGTAGCCTCGATTAAGATGACGGCGGGCATGCCAGATTCTTGAAAATGTTGAGCCTGATGCGTTCCTGCCCCCCCGATCAATCCTCGCTAGGCACCCGTACTTTTCCTGCAGCACTACAATGATCTCAGAGAAGTAGCCATGGCTTAACACCGCTCTCGCGGCGTATCAATCAAATCGAACGCGATTAAGTGGATGCACCGCCGCAAATTAGCGGTCGAATACCCTACGTCAACAGTTACGTATGCTTTATATATAAGTCCAATTATTTAAACTTTTAATTAGAATAAATCATAGGAAAATTATATAATTAAAAATCCCTTAATCCCCAAATTGAAAGCGCAGTTTAAAAACTGCGCTTTGATTACCTCACTGATTATTGATACTTATAATATGAGAGTGTACATCCACCCTCTCCAAGCCCCATGAGTCATCTTTTAACCTGCAAAAGTAGACTTTTGCATCAGGGAAATACTTTTTGGTTTTATTAATGACTAGTTCAACATATTCCTTGTGGTATGAGTTTCTCATTCCAAAATATATTTCCTTCACTGCGGCCCGCTCAATACTTTCTATAAAGCTCTTCTTAGTTCTACCAGTATTTCTTATTACTCTAACCTCTTCCTCATAAGACCATTCTTGGGCTTTCATGAGGAATACCCTTTGCATGGTTTCTAAATTTTCATACTCAAACCTATGAGCTCCACCTTCAAAAAATTGATAGTTATCACTTTTTAAATAATGGTGAAATGGTCTCGTTTTAGTGTAAATAACACTACCAAACTTTGCTGGCAAAACATTTTTCGACTCATCGTTTAACCCAGCTTCATTCACATCTATACCTATAACCATCCCAGCATGCGCGTGATTATTTATGTCAAGGCTTATAAAATTTCTATTCGAAAACTTATGCCCATAAGCATAATGCGACCACATTAAAGAATTCAGTGGATTTCTGGAGAGGGATAATGCCCCATAACATTGAGATAAAGTCATCAAATTCCAGTCGTGATTTTTTGAACCATCATATTTAAGCGCTGCAGCTTCAAAAGGATCATTCAGTTCATCAATCCTAGTGAACCTTACCGAAGGACTCCTTAATAAAAATCTTGAAAGATTAAGCCTGTGATATTTATAAAGAATCAAAACGCCCCCTTTAGTTTAACTTTAAATCCTGATTGCCAATCATAGTTGCTTTAGAGGCATAAAAATGATGCCCCATTCAAAAATCCCATAAATTAAGTTGAAAATCGATTAGTTAAATTTAGGAGTATTAGGAAATGACTAAAAAACAGCGTTCAGTCTATGTGAATGCTCTTGAGACTTTAAGAACTGCATCGGTGCACCAACTAAAGCAGGTTGGCGACCAGTGGCGCACCCCTGATCCAATCTGGTGGGGCATTAATTCGCTGTACGGCCCTTTCGTGCTCGACCTGTTTGCCGATCGCGAGAACAACAAATGCGAGGCGTATTACTCCGCCGAAGATAATGCGCTAACGCAGGACTGGTCAGCCCGGCTGGCGGAACTGAATGGCGCAGCGTATGCGAACCCGCCTTACAGTCGAGCCAGTGAGCACGATGGGCATTACATCACCGGCATGCGCCACATCATCGCCCACACCATGGCAATGCGTGAGCTTGGCGGGCGATATGTCTATTTCATCAAAGCGGCAACCGCCGAGACGTGGTGGCCGGAAGAAGCGGATCACGTTGCCTTTGTGCGCGGGCGCATCAGTTTCGACTTGCCAGAATGGTACCGGCCAGAGGAAGGCCAGCCAGCAGAATCATCAGCCGGGTTCGGCGCAGCGATCGCTGTGTTCGATAAGAACTGGCGCGGGCCGAAAATGGACTATGTCAGCCGGGAAGAGCTGGAGATGCGCGGCGCAGCAATGATGTCGATGATTGAACGCGCAGCAGGCAAGATGGCGCGACAGATTCAGCTGCAAAATATTCCTGAAATTATTCCTGAAACAGGTAACCGTGTCTGGCCCGCAGAAGTCACGTTGATTGCGAAGCAGATCCCCGCGCTTCATTCAATTGAAGATGGACACCATCAGAAGGTGATGCAGCACATAAACCGCATGTTGCTTGAACGCCACCCGTCAGCAGAAATCATCACCGCAGCTCAGTCGCTAACCGCATCGTTTGGAGAACAAGTCCTATGAGGGAAATCATCGTCGATAACTTCGCCGGCGGCGGCGGAGCCAGTACCGGTATTGAAATGGCTACCGGCCGCAGCGTGGACATTGCCATCAACCACGACGAAAACGCGATCGCCATGCACACCACCAACCATCCGGACACGCTGCACTACTGCGAATCGGTGTTTAATATTGACCCGGTCGCGGCGACTTCTGGCGCGCCGGTTGGACTGGCCTGGTTCTCCCCCGACTGCCGCCACTTCAGCAAAGCGAAGGGCAGCAAGCCTGTTAAAAAAGAGATTCGCGGCCTGGCTTGGATTGTCATCCGCTGGGCACTGGCTAAGCGTCCGCGCGTTGTGATGCTTGAGAACGTGGAAGAGTTTAAAACGTGGGGCCCGCTGCTGGACAGTGAAGACCGTCCGGATCCGGCGCGAGCGGGAGAAACCTTCGCGGCATTCGTTGGCATGTTGAGCACCGGCATTCCGGCGGATCATCCGGCGCTGGATGAGGTGTGCGACTTCCTACAGATCGGCCGTCACAGTGGAGACGCCCGCCGCCTTGTCGCCGGATTGCGCTATACGGTCGAATACCGGGAGCTGCGCGCCTGTGACTATGGCGCGCCAACTATCCGCAAACGCTTCTTCATGGTGATGCGCTGCGACGGTCAGCCAGTGACGTGGCCACAGCCATCGCATGGTGATCCAAAAAGCCTGGCTGTGCAGTCAGGACATTTGAAGCCATGGAGAACCGCGGCTGAATGCATCGACTGGTCAATTCCCTGCCCCAGCATTTTTGGACGCAGTAAGCCGCTGGCCGAAAATACGATGAAGCGCATCGCTCGCGGCATTCAGCGCTTCGTAACCGACAACCCAACGCCTTTCATCGTGAAGTGCAATCACACCACCAGCAAAGGCGGTTATGACTGTTTCCGGGGCCAGTCACTGGATGACCCACTTCAGACGATTACCCGCAAGCATGGGTATGCCGTGGTCGCGCCGATTTTTGCTGGTACCGGCGGATCAACATTTCAAATGAAGCCGCGCCCGGTTGATAAGCCTTTTTTTACGCTGCTGACTCAGAACCGCACCAACATTGTCTGCTCTATGCTTGCGCCGGTCATCTCCCGCCAGTTCGGTAACAGTGTTGGTCACCCGGTTGATGAACCAGCGGGAACGGTCACAGCTGGCGGCGGCGGGCATAGCGCGTTAGTCGTGCCAACAATGATTCAGATGGGATATGGTGAGCGCCCCGGACAAGCGCCGCGCGTTCTCGATATAGACAAGCCAGTTGGAACCGTTACCGCCGGGGGCAATAAGTTTGCCCTCGCGACCGCTTTCCTCGCCAAACACTTCGGTGGCAACTATACCGGCCCCGGCGCCGCGTTGGATGGGCCAGCGCATACGGTGACCACCACCGATCATCATGCGCTGGTTACGTCGAACCTGATTAAGTTTCGCGGTACCAACACCGGCCAACCTACCGACACGCCGCTGCACACCATCACCGCCAGCGGCACCCACCTGGGCGAGGTGCGCGCTTTCCTGATGAAGTATTACGGGAACGAGAAAGGCGGCGTTGGCCTGAATGAACCGCTTGGCACCGTCACCACCAATGACCGGTTCGGCCTGATCACGGTTGATGGCACCGATTATCAGATAGTCGATATCGGCATGCGCATGCTGCAGCCTCACGAACTCTACGCGGCGCAAGGCTTCCCTTCCTGGTACGTCATTGATCAGGACTTTCGCGGCAAGAAATACGCCAAAGACAAACAGGTTGCCCGCTGCGGCAACGCGGTACCGCCGCCGTTCGCTGAAGCCCTGGTGCGCGCCAATCTTCCAGAGATGTGCTCACCGCTAGCAAGAGAGAAAATTGCATGATGTCGACACAAACTGAAAACGCGCTCCGGGCGGTAGCGCGCAAGTGCCGGTCAGATATATTGGCCGCGCTTAAAGATAAGCCGCGATCAGAACGCGACGGCATCATTACCGCCATTCTCGATCGCCACGCCAAAACTATTGATTGCCTGCCGCCAAATACGTTCAGGCCTAAAACCTGGCTGATCCACTATGTGCGGCGAATTGATAAAGAAATGCGGACGGCAAAATGACTGCCACATGCGATGAAGTCGACACGGGCTGGGTTATCACAAACCTGGCCCTTTTTATTGCCCTGCTGCTGGCGTGGCTTTGGCCGCCTAAACAATAAATTTTGAAATGCAGCCACATTCCACCCGCTACCCATTTGTAGCGATATACCAAAATCCGGAGAGCCAATGGAAAACCTTATTCAACTGACACCCAATAAATGGGTGTCCGAGTCCGTTCTCACCACAGTAACCGGCATGACCAAACACATGATCCAGCACGCCCGCCGCTCTACCTGGATGGAAGGCCGTGAGTATAAGCATGTCTCACCAGACCTCGCGCCGAAAGAAAACAGCACCATCATGTACTGCCTGCCAGAAATAAATCACTGGATTGAGAAGCAGCGCCCAGCGATCCGCAGAAAGATTTCTGCTTAAATGTCGGCTCCATCAACAACCGAGGAAAGCGAATGGCTAGCTATCCAACCGGCGTAGAGAACCACGGAGGGTCTCTGCGTATCTGGTTCATATACCAAGGCAAGCGAGTAAGGGAGAGTCTTGG
Protein-coding sequences here:
- a CDS encoding DUF2256 domain-containing protein, giving the protein MNKNELPTKICTVCGRPFTWRKKWEKCWDEVRKCSERCRRK
- a CDS encoding PD-(D/E)XK nuclease-like domain-containing protein, with protein sequence MEPGIYFDISNEAYHHGAGISKSQLDDISINPAIFQWRKEAPEDEEKKSALDMGTALHCLLLEPEEFDKRFIIAPEFNRRTNEGKASEKAFLADCSGMGMTVMDAEQGRKLQLMRTSALAHPAARWLLEAEGHQEASIYWNDDQTGELCRIRPDKFLTGQPVIVDVKKVADMSRFARHVEEFRYHVQDAYYREGYSKHFGEYPLFVFIAVSESIDCGRYPVRVFQLCEDDVTVGYDLFRRDLTAYHECMQSGNWGGIEEITRPEWAKRKDYA
- a CDS encoding RecT family recombinase; the encoded protein is MSNELTQSPVNEADTKAAIFSPSGLQKLQAFANVMAEGRATVPAHLAGKPADCLAIALQAAQWGMNPYAVAQKTHLVNGTLGYEAQLVNAVITSSTAVQGRFKYEYGGDWEKFKPGAANAANERGLFVRVGAVLRGETDVTWGEPLFMEYVTTRNSPLWKTAPKQQLAYLAVKYWARLYCPDVILDVYTPDEFEPQQRSERDVTPARSRADLNNLINNKTETQQPEREINPATNTSAPKRTPDELLADFTEEAGKADSIDRLDKCYKYASKHLAEQAELLDQATNTYLNHKSRLEESGS
- a CDS encoding DUF2971 domain-containing protein; the encoded protein is MILYKYHRLNLSRFLLRSPSVRFTRIDELNDPFEAAALKYDGSKNHDWNLMTLSQCYGALSLSRNPLNSLMWSHYAYGHKFSNRNFISLDINNHAHAGMVIGIDVNEAGLNDESKNVLPAKFGSVIYTKTRPFHHYLKSDNYQFFEGGAHRFEYENLETMQRVFLMKAQEWSYEEEVRVIRNTGRTKKSFIESIERAAVKEIYFGMRNSYHKEYVELVINKTKKYFPDAKVYFCRLKDDSWGLERVDVHSHIISINNQ
- a CDS encoding phage N-6-adenine-methyltransferase, translated to MTKKQRSVYVNALETLRTASVHQLKQVGDQWRTPDPIWWGINSLYGPFVLDLFADRENNKCEAYYSAEDNALTQDWSARLAELNGAAYANPPYSRASEHDGHYITGMRHIIAHTMAMRELGGRYVYFIKAATAETWWPEEADHVAFVRGRISFDLPEWYRPEEGQPAESSAGFGAAIAVFDKNWRGPKMDYVSREELEMRGAAMMSMIERAAGKMARQIQLQNIPEIIPETGNRVWPAEVTLIAKQIPALHSIEDGHHQKVMQHINRMLLERHPSAEIITAAQSLTASFGEQVL
- a CDS encoding DNA cytosine methyltransferase, which gives rise to MREIIVDNFAGGGGASTGIEMATGRSVDIAINHDENAIAMHTTNHPDTLHYCESVFNIDPVAATSGAPVGLAWFSPDCRHFSKAKGSKPVKKEIRGLAWIVIRWALAKRPRVVMLENVEEFKTWGPLLDSEDRPDPARAGETFAAFVGMLSTGIPADHPALDEVCDFLQIGRHSGDARRLVAGLRYTVEYRELRACDYGAPTIRKRFFMVMRCDGQPVTWPQPSHGDPKSLAVQSGHLKPWRTAAECIDWSIPCPSIFGRSKPLAENTMKRIARGIQRFVTDNPTPFIVKCNHTTSKGGYDCFRGQSLDDPLQTITRKHGYAVVAPIFAGTGGSTFQMKPRPVDKPFFTLLTQNRTNIVCSMLAPVISRQFGNSVGHPVDEPAGTVTAGGGGHSALVVPTMIQMGYGERPGQAPRVLDIDKPVGTVTAGGNKFALATAFLAKHFGGNYTGPGAALDGPAHTVTTTDHHALVTSNLIKFRGTNTGQPTDTPLHTITASGTHLGEVRAFLMKYYGNEKGGVGLNEPLGTVTTNDRFGLITVDGTDYQIVDIGMRMLQPHELYAAQGFPSWYVIDQDFRGKKYAKDKQVARCGNAVPPPFAEALVRANLPEMCSPLAREKIA
- a CDS encoding excisionase family protein: MENLIQLTPNKWVSESVLTTVTGMTKHMIQHARRSTWMEGREYKHVSPDLAPKENSTIMYCLPEINHWIEKQRPAIRRKISA